In Cryptomeria japonica chromosome 5, Sugi_1.0, whole genome shotgun sequence, the genomic window tatgcatatacatatatgcttTAACATCTgggtatatatgcatatgtgcatatacatatacatatatgtatgtcttTCTCTATATAAGTGTCTGCATATGCACATATGTAAGTATATACTGCTCTAGACTATATATATGTATCTCTCTATTCCACATTTACATAACAAAATTAAAGTCTAACCCATGACCATGCTAACTACTTCAAATTAATCTTTATATGTTTGCATTAATCTATTTGcatatacacaaacacacacatatatatggatGTTCATCtcagtatatatgcatgtgtgcataaacatatatatgtatatgtgtgtgtgtgtgtgtgtgtgtttctctACATAAGTGTGTGCATATGCACATATGTAAGTATATAATGCTTTGGACTCCTTATATGTGTCTGtttatcgatatatatatatatatatatatatatatatatatgtgtgtgtgtgtgtgtgtgtgtgtgtgtgtgtgtgtatggatgtatgtatgtatgtatgtatgtatgtatgtatgcagctATATGCATCTGTGTGTATGCATTTACATAGAGATGCTCCACTATCTATGTGTTTCCATATCCACACATGTAACTATATATTGTTTTTTGcaacatatatatttgtatacatacATATGCTGCAATCCCCTTCACGTTCAGCCGACGGAGTAGGGTGGAGAACCTTTGGAAGGGAACTGGGGTTTTGCCATACCATTTTCACTGCCTTTCGTGCATATAACAGCACATGTTTCTTCCATCATACACTTTTGTTATATACTTCCTTGCAAGCATACTCCATAGGACTTCTACATTATTATTTACGTTTCCTTAACAAATCAACATCTGTGTTAAGTattttagcaaaaaaaaaattatttccttgTTATTTATCTTTCTTTATATAAATCTTAGATTTGTTACTTTCTTCAAACATTTGGTGGTCAAATGGCATGAGATTGGCATCCTAAACTGTACTTATTCTGCCTTCTTGAAAAAAAGACCAttgtacatatatatctatctctttgtATACACACGTGCATGCGCACACACATACAACCACACCCACACACGCATGcacccacccacacacacacacacatacacatagatatatatatatcgatatgtatatgtatgtttctgtgtgtgtgtgtgtttttatatatacatatgtatatatgcatctaCATATATGCTTTAACATACTTGCCTATTTGCATATGCACATATTTAACTATAAACTATCCTGCACTACATATATGTGACTAtttacctctttatatatatatgcaggtatatatgcatgtgtgtatatacatatgcatatgtatgatcCTCTATCTATGTATTTGCATATGTACACATGTACCTATATATGATTTtacactgcatatatatgtatatgcataacaAGGTGTGTCCATATGTCTGGCCACTTATCTAGACAACCCCATTTATATCTACCATTCCACATATGCACTCCACCATTTACATGCACCCTTCTATGCCATTCCTATTCATATAAGTATATAGCCACACCCATACACACCCTTCCACAACCGCTCTTCATCGAACTACTACCCTTCCCATTAGGCTATCCCTACAATCAAATTGCCTACACCTTCAATTGGtggaggagggtggagaaccattggaagggaCCTAGGGTTCTACCGATTGAAATCTCTACAATGCACTTCAGATTCTTGCCCCACAAATATGCTCCCAACCATATGTGTCACACAATCAATACCCCTCTGCTTGTTCTTTTCCCCTTATAACTTCTCTTTCTAACACACCACTATTCTTGTATTTCTCTCAGATCTCCAAACAACCTGCTCCACAAATGTCAGATTTGAAAAGagctagaaagaaagaacaaaataggATCTACTAtgcaaaacatagagaaaattttttGATAAGGCGGTGATACAAACGCCTTAATCATAACATGGATTCCAATATTTTGCAGCCATTTCCAAATCTAGTTGCATCTCACTCTTCAGGTGTCCTCATACCTCACATAATGCAAGCCTCATCTAAAGGACATCCATCGGCTATGCTCCAACCACATTTAGCTATACTCACCTAATCAAGCACACAATCtgaacaaccccacaagcaacctTTGCCAATTGATCAACAAACAAATGCTACATCTATTGCTACAATGACACCAATCTCAGAAGATCTCAAATCTTCTGCATTTACAAGTGCACTGGCTTCTTTCCAGACAAGAATAGATAACTTGTTGCATCTACACATATGTACAATCTGCAAAGAGAAGTATGTTGGTATGCATGTCAAATTAACTCAACCTACTGTCATTTGCGCAAGATGTTATAATGAGAAGGGTGTTCACCGATTCTCTATTGCAAACAATATGGACCCTGCTAAACAACCCATGGTTTTAAAATGGCTCTCACAAGTAGAAGAGATGCTTATAGCAAGGATTGCTCCTATTTTGCAAGTTAGCCATGCCAAGGGTGGTCAATACAAATATATAGGGAACACCATTAATTTCCCACAAGACATTTCAGAAATAGCAACTAATTTGCCCCACAAATTCCAACATTTGGAAGTTGTGATTATTCAAAGGACAAATATCGAAGGAAAACAATATGACTGTTATGTAAATAAGTTCCATGTTATGGACGCATTGCATTACAAAATTCAACATGACTAGTATTATAGTGATGTTATTATTGACGATGCAACATTTGATTTATTGCTAGAAACATCTACCGATATATTTGAATTTTTACATAGCCTTCCAAATTCCTTTGATCTGCAACCTCCTTCACCAACACAAGAGAAACTCtctaatgatgatgaagttgaattgCAGACCACATCATCATTAATCCCAAAGCTGCCATGTTCGACCCTTGAACTAGATGCCATTAAAAAGATATTGCACCTACATACAGATGATCAAAATGTTGCAGCTTGGCCTGAAATAAGTTGCTCACCCATTAATGAATACAACACTGAAGGCTTGTTTGCTATGGCTTTCCCAACATTGTTCCCAAGTGGATCTACACTACTACTCCAACCAAGGAAAAAACATGTCCACTTGCACgaatatgctttgcacttgatAAGATATCATGACCAAAGGTTTGGATAGCATGTTAGGTTCAGATATTATCTTTACAATCTAATTATGAGACACTGTTCCCAACAAACAGCTTCAGTTTTCCTACGGACCAATTTAGAAGACTCCATCCCGACTACTTTACAAGCTTTGCGTGAACAGCTGTAGTCTACACCATCCGATCAATTGCCAAACCAATTAATGTGTTTTGCAGCTTCATTGCAAGGGACAAGAGCTTATTGGAAAAGATCTCGTAAGGATCTCACTATAATGATACACCAATTGGGAGCACCTACATTGTTCTTCACATTAAGTGCAGCTGATACCAAATGGCCAGAGCTACATAAATTGTTTCCACCTAACTTGTCTCCAGAATTCCAATCCACAAAGAAGCAATTTATAGAAAACATTATCcacaatccacacgttacatcattGTTTTTGCATTTTAGATTCACAATATTCCATGAGGAGATTATTGACAAGCTTTTGAGAGCTAAATACCATTGGTATAGGTATGAATGGAAACATCGTGGCTCCGCACATATGCATGGCTTCTTGTGGTTACCAAATGCACCTGATATGGACAATTTAGACTTGTCTAACCATGATAATGTGCAATCAACTAAGTCCTTTTTTGATAGGTATGTTACAGCATGGAATCCTCGCAACCAAGTTGCCCAAGCCAATAGACTACACACTGCTTCACTGTTTGATCCACGCATGGCTAATACAAACCAAATTCTATATACTAACCCTCTCTCTGATTATGAGGAACTCATCAATGTTGTTCAGCAACATACAAAATGCTCTACTCACACTTGCTTAAAAAAAAAAGGCTCAACCCTCCATTGTCGCTATAGAGCCCCTTGGCCTGAGCAAGATTTTTCAACACTAATTGTTGATACTGACCACAACCCATCTTATGAACCAGCAAGAAATGATAGTCATTTAAATATTCACAGCCCAATCATGCTTGCAATATGGCGTGCAAATGTTGATTGCCAGCCTGTTTGTTCCAAAATGGTTGTCGTACAATATATCTCTAAATATGCTTCAAAAATAGAACAGAAGTCAAAAGGCTATGTTGACATGCTAAAGAAAATAGTTGCTACAACTAATACACAAGATACCATCTTACTGGCATACCAAAAATTCATGATGGGGATAGTTGCTGATCAAGGCATCAACGCAcaagaaacttgccatatgttGCAAAAACTGCCATTGATCAGTTGTAGCTGACATTTTGTCTCCCTTAATGTTAGCAAGAAGGCCCTCCATCGTATTGCTGATCAAAATGACAATGCTAAACTTTGCAAATCTTATATTTCTGCTTATATGGAAAGATCTATTGAATTGGAAAGAATCTTGCTGATACAATCAGCACAGCAATTTTCATACAACAACCAGCGTAAgaagcatcaatgacaaaaactccaaaaaaaagcaattgtcaatgtcTACCCACAATTTAAAACCTCTCCAACTGAGGTTGATGACAACTTCAAAGCCTATTGTTGGAGTGAGCCCCTCTTGTACAAACCCTTTCATCATATTTTGACAAATATAGGTACATCACTGGGCCAAATCATTGCAAATTGGAAGCTATTGTACATACATGGTTACACACATTGGCATATTTATGGAATAGAACAAGAATGCACAACTGAGAATGACACAGACTGTAATGGTGATGCTTTCTTGCATTCACACAATGAAGACCAGTATGAATGGGAATACCTTTCACAAATGGGTGCTTCAAACAAAATCAACGTAAATGATCTCCAAATGTTGGGTAGGTGCAATTACAATATTAACTTCAATTAGAGTGAACCTCATCCCACTAATCCACTTCATCTTACTACTATTGCCTTCATTTccacaaataaaataaattgccAACCTACCCTTCTCTAGCCAGCTTCTCCTACCACTACTACATTCCCCTTGGCATCAAAACAAAAAATTGCACTTGAACTCATTCTTGCCCATTATGAATCTCCTCAATCCTCACCTCCACTCCATATGATTATACAAGGCACCGCAGGCACTAGAAAATCATATTTGATACAATGCATTAGAAACAGACTTAACCTTTCCACAAATGTAGAGCACAATCCTTTGCTTGTACCTGCCCCAACTGGCATTTCtgcatataatatccaagcaacaACAATCCATGCTGCCCTGTGCATCCCCCTTAGAGATATGCAACCTTTGACAGGATAGTCTTTGATGTTCTTCCAAGAACAATACAAACACTTACAATATATACTAATTGATGAGATGAGATTTTTGGGTCCTAAATTGCTTTTGAAAATTGACAGCAAATTACGTCAGACATTCCCTCACTGACAACACGAACCATTTGGAGGTCTCTCAATCATCCTTGTAGGGGACCTCGGCCAACTACCTCTAGTGATGGACAGGCCTTTGTATGCCTCACATTCTACAACCCTTGCAATATGGCGCTCCTTTCAAATAGTTGTTACCTTAGATACAAGTTTCTGACAATGGGGTGCCTCGAATATCCAACAACAATTTCGTGCAATCTTGCAGAACATTAGAAATGCCAATCCACTCCAAACAGATTGGGAAGCTCTTATGTCTCGATCCTCTTCTAAACTTCCTGTTGATCATAACAAGCACTTTGACAATTCAATTCATTTATTTGCAAAAAATGCATCTGTCAAGCACCACAATACTAAAATGTTGAAACAATTGCACTTGCCTATTGCACGATGTCTCGCCCAAGTTCCAAAGCAAATGAACATTGCATATGATAATGATGAGCAACTCCCTTCAGAATTACTCCTCTCCCTTAATGAACAAGTAATGTTAATTTCTAATCTATGGATACAAGTTGGTTTGGTCAATGGATCATTAGGACAAATCAAATCCATTGTCTATGATACAGATTCTAAACCTCCTGACTTGCCAAAGTACGTGGTCGTTGAATTCAAAAATTATTCTGGGCCTCATTGGGACAATGTAAATCCAAAGTTTGTTCCTATACCACCTATCACTCAAGGCAGCCGCACTCAACTCCCCCTTGCAATGGCTTGGGCTCTTACTATTCCCAAATCCCAAGGCCTCACTTTGGACAAAGCAACAGTCAACATTGGAAAGGCTGAAAAAACAAGGGCTAACCTTCACTGCACTGTCATGAGTGAAATCTCTTCATGATCTAAGAATAGACCCACCTTTCACTTTTGAAAGGTACTCAAAATTACAAAGCAATGCTTATACAGCTatcagaaaaaaagaagaaaatagattGGTTGCTCTCTCCAATCAGATTTCTACATCACCTCCCCACCAACAACTCTAACCACCAACAACATCAGGTATGTCACTCCAAAAAATTGCTACCACTCCACCCTTTTGCTTTCAAATTTCTCCACTCTCCTCATTATTAGTATGCATTTGGTTAAATAATGTGACTTGCTTTCTTGCAGGGCCCATTTTACCTATTCTTCCACATCTTGTTGTTCACCACATACACCCACATTATAGGCTTCTCTTCCTCCGCCTGCAATTTCTACACACAACAATGCTCAACCTTTGCATCGCATTAACAGGTATGCCAACAATTTTGTATGCTACCTTCTCCTTCCACTCTCATTTCACATTTAACAAATACACCACCCACTTCCACCATTACACCCCTAAAAAAGGTATATCTATCTACTTCTCTTAGGCTGCCCATTCtggtttttaaaattttaatttactgTTCTTTTCACCTATGATATATTGTTTAATACGAACTCCCCATCAATGCATTTTCCTGTGCTAGGTAACTTAGTTACAACATGATTACATTATAGCTGCCACCTCTTCCAGGTACAACTCATACTATATTTTATTTGTGCTTTTCTCAGAAACACTTTTACATAGATTAACACTAACTTTCCATACCTCTTTCACATTTAGCTTCGTTGTCATTAAATACAACTTCCGTTGTTTGTTGTTACCTTCTCTTCTATACTCATTCTACTAAGATAAGCTTATAAAAAAGCAACCTGGCTCTACCAGGTATGTTTAACTCACTCTCCACTCCTTATTGTTCTTTACTTCTATTCTAACACTAGTTAATTCTTCACTTCACAATTTCACATACACATCTCTACCTTGAATTCACTTTCTCAAACTTGGTCATATCTAGGACTCATAAATTTACAAAAGCTCATCATCAATGGCCTTTCACATGTGCAAATGGCCCTCATCAAATGAAAAAGGTACTTAGCCAGGTATATTTATTTCTATCCTCTTAATTCTAATTCTTTCTCCAACTTAACAATCTGTTTTGCTCTAATACTACCCTTTGCAATGCAGGACTAGCTCTTTTATTTTAATAGAAACACTTCTTCATTGCATTTTGCCTGCACTTGGATAACTGAGTTTTGGTTGTGCCAAAATCAGGTACATTCCACCCACTCTCCCCTCCTTACACTTCTTCGCTTCTATTCTAACACCAGTTCATTCAATTTAAAGAGTTTTAGTGAGCTTGTTTTTACTAATTTAGGCATATATTATGAACTATTTTCGAAACTCATAGTATACATGTCATGTCTACTATTTAACATTAACCATACATTCAATTATGAGAGTGGTGTTGTAGATTTACTATAAGACAATTGCACTTGAGATTTGACGAGTCTCTGTAGCCCAGGTAGATGCTCTTGTTTCTGGTATTGGAACTAGAGGTACAGTTACTAGTGCAGGTCATTATCTGAGGGAAAAGAAACCTAATATTAAGGTCAATTTTTTTGCTATTACATGTGAATTGGACTTGATGTCAACTTGAGACACTATTTTCTTTTAATTCTATATATGGGTGGGATTCCCTCATCGAAGAATGTTGAATATGCTGCAATGCATGTAGTAAATAATTTGAGAGCTTCTTAAACATAAGAAGTGGTGGAAGTTCTCTATTATGTCAGATTTATTGTATGAAACATTTTCTCATTATGATGACTGATTAATCTACCTCTTTCCTTTTCCATATAAACCTGTTATTATGCTACATGttataaactatatatatatgataaaaatCTACTGTTTTGTAAATCTATGGTGTGGAGCCCACTCACAGTGCTATTTTGTCTAGAGGTAAGCCTGGTAAGATACCATGATCAAACCTTTTCTAGATGGTAGGTTTTTGCAGTTTGTTGATGCTATTTGCTATATGAATGATTTATATTAACATGTAATCTAATATTTAGCTAAAAAAATGATAGATTTACCAGCCAACACCCTCGTGCAATGAGATAATTCATAATAGTAATCACTTTTGGTAATGTGTTGGGTTTTCTATTTTCCCTATTTGCAAGTGTATGCTTTTAACATTTTCCTTATAGATTCAATTGCTTCAGAAAAAATGCACATTGACTTAATTTTGGAGGGCTTCTTTGACCCAAAAAGGTTAtgcttagttaaatatttttttataattattcaGTATCTTTTTCTGACTATTTTGCATTACTCCAAGCACTTGAGATGGATAAAAAGTTGTGAGAGATCATATCAACATTAGGCATACTCCATGCAAGGACACTAATTGTGCTTAGGAAGCTCTCCCCTTAAGGATCTTGTTGGCATGCTACACAAGTCAATTACATTTTGCCTGCAATTGGGTGACTAGATTTGGGTTCGGCCAAAATTAGGTACGTACAATTTTAAACATTTTATGTTATAAGTGTCTTCTAACAATTACTATGATCTCTGCATTTAGAAAACTTCTATTCCTTGCTGTTTAATTCACATCCAGGCATGCTCTATATAAGATTTCCAATTTATCAAAGTTCCTAAATTTGTGTTCTTGCTTTCAATTTGTAGAATTAAATAAATGACTCTTCCATCGTATCTGTTCCCTTGTTCCACAATCAACTTCTATGCAAAATAGAGCCCTCGCACCAAAGGTAAGCAACCTTAAACTAAACCTCTCCTCTACAACTTACAATATTCAATTTCTCTCCACCTTTCATCTACAGTTTTAATATACAATTTATTCCAACCAATTACTCACTTCATTTCATTGCTTCCCCCTGCAGGATTCAATTCAACACACCTACTTTGCTCTCTACAAGCCTTTCACAGTCTCCTATACACTTTCTTCTAAGGCATTACACATCACAAAATTCAATCTACATAAGAGTTTCCCCATGTATTCCACAACTTGTTGTAACACCTTACTGTAGTAGATTTATACAATATAATTGTTCTCAAATTTTTTTCgcatatatttttcaatttcttatctCCTCCAACATTCACTTTCCAAATACTTAGTTTAACATCACACATTCCACTATATACAGTGTCCCCGCACATTTGGGGTCACCTATCGGCGAACTGTTGCAGGCACTACACCTGCAACTGCTAGTTTTATATGTATTACataccaaaaatagtgtttatttgttagtattaattagttcaatattttttatctaatatttttaatgaaaattaatttaaaaaatcttaattaaattaattggaaataataggattaaaaataacctcattttaattggaaagcataattaatttgagataatatgtgtatttgcaaatttcaaattccatcaacttgcttgttgtgtaattgcatttttctcctatataattaagtccatttgtaatagataagacctattaagtcataaaattaataagacctattatgtcataatttaggttctaaattatatatattgaatatttaagacatgtacttaatttcatgtgataggtcctttaatatcacataatatatttgtcttaaggggagttaagtatattaatatgaaatatttttgcatacgtggtcatattgattttaataataaggcctattaggactattacattgattataggtttTAAATgtgacctattaagtcataaaattaataagacctattatgtcataatttaggttctaaattatatatattgaatatttaagacatgtacttaatttcatgtgataggtcctttaatatcacataatatatttgtcttaaggggagttaagtatattaatatgaaatatttttgcatacgtggtcatattgattttaataataaggcctattaggactattacattgattataggttttaaatgtgacataaatttataacctattacatgttgaataatttaggttctatttatatgacttcacatatgcaaaaacatttcagattaggaggtctattatgcaataataggtcttaaatatacacacatgtgacaaattatagtccacctacattatggtccataacaaattaatatgaggtcacctttatcgtatgcatgcatcaaaatatttgtacttttaattttcaaaattggaatttttaatttatcaaaatttcattttatgtgttaaattagtgagagattgaggttttcaaactaactcatcaatatttatttccactttatatgtttatttttatttgttatattaatgaaaaacaaaatttaaccttaaCACTATACGTAAGGAATAAACATAAATTAAAcgataataataaactaattataattcttcatgtgtaaatctagaattaaacatcagaaaaaaattaaattaaaataattatcatcttcttgaaatattaattactaaaaaaaatttaactctaactctaaacctacttgcacaagttaaatttaaatttgagccctaatcctaacctgagaacaaattgaactttaaacctaaacaggtaatttaattagagttataacaataaggtcctgaaagtaattaaatttaataaaccaaattgaacgagctaattttaacacaaagctttaagccaaattcacccctattcttaaacctaattgaataatctagattaatttgaaccttacacaaactcttaaattatgtgcaaaatgggctcgagaagaagggagttttgAAGCAAGAGTTGAGGCCAAcgaacctattgaagaacacaatatagttgatgaaaatagggaggagattgtccaagttgaaccaatggagacctttgaaggagaggggtcagggtccttacctcctaccactgatatggatgagcatattgtggatctagctaaacaagtgaagagaaatatttcttataaaaatttagatcatttacttgaaatggatgtggatgagttgaaacgtctcagtgaagaacctagacatactaaaaggaggtcaatgaataaaagtgcaaaagaaataatgtctcatttcaacaatcttgatactacactagaaaaagctcaattgttatcaagtGTACTTACTCATAAATAcataatagatccaatgaaattgttgggtatagatacaacaagtcaaaagaggaaaacttctcagctacaaaaatctattgttgataatgttaagaaaggtttggtgaacattggtaaaaaatctcgaaaactagataagaccatttcaagaagagtgatgttgacatatttagtaaatgaaagattgcctcaaaaaagacaaatctcttcactgtcatctgagtttggttttagtagaaggacaatatctaaatatgttaaaaggagaaatattttggatgatactacctcagaagggaattgggcaattatgtgtagagctcctcattcttatagaattgaagatgttgttaggaactttgtgacaagtttttggaatgataatactcgtccttcatcaaatagtagagatgttatcaagcaaaggattggtcctgatcgttatgatctccatgtaaaacattggatagacaaaactaaacatgaattgtatgtgttgtttactaaaacaaaccctcatataaagattggacaaaccatgtttgaacggttaaggccatattatgtgaagttaaacaaagttttcaaaacttgttgttgtcattatcacatcgaatttgacttgtactattaggtgtttcgaaagattagagaagat contains:
- the LOC131876007 gene encoding uncharacterized protein LOC131876007, which gives rise to MCFAASLQGTRAYWKRSRKDLTIMIHQLGAPTLFFTLSAADTKWPELHKLFPPNLSPEFQSTKKQFIENIIHNPHVTSLFLHFRFTIFHEEIIDKLLRAKYHWYRYEWKHRGSAHMHGFLWLPNAPDMDNLDLSNHDNVQSTKSFFDRYVTAWNPRNQVAQANRLHTASLFDPRMANTNQILYTNPLSDYEELINVVQQHTKCSTHTCLKKKGSTLHCRYRAPWPEQDFSTLIVDTDHNPSYEPARNDSHLNIHSPIMLAIWRANVDCQPNIRNANPLQTDWEALMSRSSSKLPVDHNKHFDNSIHLFAKNASVKHHNTKMLKQLHLPIARCLAQVPKQMNIAYDNDEQLPSELLLSLNEQVMLISNLWIQVGLVNGSLGQIKSIVYDTDSKPPDLPKYVVVEFKNYSGPHWDNVNPKFVPIPPITQGSRTQLPLAMAWALTIPKSQGLTLDKATVNIGKAEKTRANLHCTVMSEISS